The genomic interval CGATGAGTCTTCAGTTGATCCCGAAGTTGCTGCATTATTAAGCGAAGAGGGCGGCGGGGACTCAGGATCTGACACAACAGAAGGAGCAAGCGCGCCAAAGTCTGACATACCGAGAATATTTATACTTTATTTGCAGGGTGAGGACAATTTAATGATTGATGTACTCGGCTATATTCGTGATTTAGTCGAGGACAGGGGGATAAGATTCTTTGTAATAGGGACTCAAGAAGAGCTTGATTTGATTATCGGCAAGAAAGCAGATTACGTTGCAGGAATGTATACGCGTCCTGTAGATCTTCAGGATTTAATAGCGCGTCTACAGAAAGAGGGCGAGGCAGTCGACAAGCTGAAAGAATTCAAGAGCATTCTAATAGTAGATGATGATGCTACGGCCCTGCGTTCAATGAAGAGTTTATTGTCAACACGCTATAAAATTTTAGTGGCAAATTCAGGAATGAACGCGATCACAATACTTGCAAAAAATAAAGTTGATTTAATCCTGCTTGATTTCGAGATGCCAATAGTGAACGGCCCGAAAGTTTTAGAGATGATTCGTTCTGATCCTAATACGGCAAATATTCCGGTGATGTTCTTAACGGCAAAGGGCGACAAACGCAGCATTATGGAAGTCTTGAGATTCAAGCCGGAAAAATATTTATTGAAGACTATGCTCCCGAAAGATATTCTTGACAGCATTGACGAATTTTTCAGAATGAGACGCTAACATAAAACACTCCTTTCTCAAAC from Synergistaceae bacterium carries:
- a CDS encoding response regulator, encoding MSKILFITEKMSFISQGIINHLKTQDFEVLTVHPDVTAISNFLKEDNSSSVDDESSVDPEVAALLSEEGGGDSGSDTTEGASAPKSDIPRIFILYLQGEDNLMIDVLGYIRDLVEDRGIRFFVIGTQEELDLIIGKKADYVAGMYTRPVDLQDLIARLQKEGEAVDKLKEFKSILIVDDDATALRSMKSLLSTRYKILVANSGMNAITILAKNKVDLILLDFEMPIVNGPKVLEMIRSDPNTANIPVMFLTAKGDKRSIMEVLRFKPEKYLLKTMLPKDILDSIDEFFRMRR